The Oryzias latipes chromosome 8, ASM223467v1 genomic interval aagtcattcagaaacagtcagaaacctgggtgttatcttcgactctaagctaacttttatcccccatataaaacaggtggttaaaactggtttttatcatctcaaaaatctggctagagtccgcccactactctctcttgctaatatggagatgctaatgcatgcttttatcatgagtaaagttgattactgtaacgccctgctttctggtcttccaaaaaccaacattaggaaccttcaacttctccagaactctgctgcacgagttcttacaaagaccaggaggcgagctcacatcaccccaattttgaaatccctgcattggctccccatatgcttcaggattgattttaagatacttttaacagtttttaaatgtcttaacggtcttgcgccttcttatttatcagatcttttagtgaagtatgaaccctcgcggaccctgagatcctctggcactggtctgttaaccattccaactgtaaaaagtaaaacctatggagaggctgcatttcagcactatggcccccgtttatggaacagtctgccggaggacctgagagccgcagagagcattaatgcttttaagaaaaggctcaagacccatctttttaacctggcttttagctaattttttactacttttatgtatttattcagttatttatttatttatatgtactttttattttatttatttatctatccattttatcttgttttatgaacttgaatctGATTTTAAcgcgttattttaatttaccttattttaatgttttattgtttttatcaatatttttacttgtttattctcatttttattcatttttatttccggtgcttcctcagctggaacccctccttctgggtcggctgctgttcagccactgcagctctagatggggacctgcatcaccacttagctgtggtggagcggtccccgcctgtgaagctgcatttggctgtctatgccgctgttcacggagggggaggttccaattattagcgtttccagcaTCCTCTTTTTGTGCTCAGCTCACATTGTCCTTTGCCAtcacttagggggtgggaggtgtgaaaggagtggggggctaggtacggggaggggggccccatttatttatttatttttaaatcgtcaatgcttgtttttatattttgttgtgttttaatgtaaagcactttgtgttatatttatatatgaaaagtgctttataaataaagtttgatttgatttgatttgataaataaaaccacaataaaaagctttattacaatttaaatccataaattgatAACTTTTGGCTCCCCCTACTGGTCAatgacagcatttttttcttaggAATGTAATCCCCTTACCAAATAACTTTTGAGTGAATATATAAAAAGACTATACgactacgacggagttttagggccacggtgaggaaaaaaaattctggccaacgtgacgagattaaagtcgtcatgtcgactttaatctcgtcatgacgagaaaaaactcgacacaaagtttcgagaaaaaactcgtcgtgtcgagataaaagtcgaaataaagtttcgagattaaagtcgcaatgttgcgcgagagcagtgaagctgagtctttcaggaatattcagtgttatggctatTGTTAGagagctagtggctttgtacttcagagtttacgacagagtttaatggccaccaaaaaaaagtaattttattaggagataaaaactcgtaaatttacgggaaaaagTTCAttgattaacaaggagaaaacaccgaagttgtctgtttatcggagcctagcttgaagatgaaatatgtggagccttttgtgaagctttatttcaggattataggtttaaaacaaagagattttgagccttttggcgactcaaaatgaaattattttccctgtagccgtctttccggggttcggtgtcagtaaagcggagtttcatctgtaaaataaggagctcagagacacgattgggtgtagaggatcgctgcagcctttattctccttttcattcacataacctgaagttcatctgtcacattacgtcatgaacctgtcatccgatcacccatgcggaagtaaacagtgtcacatacgccccctcctgcagatgaagcgacccgtttgatcattaaaaaacaaagatgaatgaaaatagtctgttatattagcattacaacgttgataaaggcaaaaagtgcttctcctcctcagacagaagcatcacacaaacatagagatctggtctctggtggaggaagaaaggattcaagcaaacagctgcagggacacccgatcatggcttcatcgggctgcagtgatcctgcaaaccaaccatcaataaataaaactttaataacttgtgaatcaatcaaatgagcctccagacatttggaacgttatcaattaacattcagctcacctgttcaacaaagtttagtcggtctgctctgctgctgcacggcgatcacctgctgctctgcgtgctgctcacttccacaataatctcgtaaatttacgagtttttttctctcgcgcgcaacattgcgactttaatctcgaaactttatttcgacttttatctcgacaggacgagttttttctcgaaactttgtgtcgagttttttctcgtcatgacgagattaaagtcgacatgacgactttaatctcgtcatgttgggcagaattttttttcctcaccgtggccctaaaactccgtcgtagttcAGCtacgtttagtcggtctgctctgctgctgcacggcgatcacctgctgctctgcatgctcacttccacaataatctcgtaaatttacgattttttttctctcgcgcgcaacattgcgactttaatctcgaaactttatttcaacttttatctcgacaagacgagttttttctcgaaactttgtgtcgagttttttctcgtcatgatgagattaaagtcgacatgacgactttaatctcgccacgttggccataattttttttcctcaccgtggccctaaaactccgtcgtaaaaGACAGCAGCTACTGAGTTTCATTTGTAATCAGATATTTAATGCAAAGCAGTCCGCATAATTTATCAAACTACATGAACTAATACATAACTGATTTCAGTTAAAGATACAGAATAAGAGTATAGTCAAGTTTACTGTTATTTTACATTGATGTACatgtaaattaacaaaaaacccacaagacaaacttcattgtgtttttgtggctcTCTGTGTATGCACAAACTGCAGGGCAGGTAAATGATTACTGACATTTATTAAATTACTGCAAAAGATTCCAGCTTTGAAGATCTTACTTTGGAAATTTGCAGACACAACAGGCTCAAGATAAAataattgttaattttttttttttaaatttcatccaCAAAAGGTGTGTTCATGAGGTGTCCACTTGCTGCCATCGTCTTTGTGCCATCTACAAACGTTTTAGCAGCCTgtagaaaagataaaaatacaattatttcattaaaaataattaaaataattaaaaatgttgatgtaaaaactttattgactaaCTGCATGAAGCCTTTTAGGACCTGGGTCAACTATCAGTTATGTTTTAATATGGGTCACAAACCTTTTTAATTGTTCTGTGACAGACAGAGAAAAGTACTGatctctaaaaaatgattttttatacctctatttttctctttaaagacGAACACACTGATTATGTGTGAAAAAAGATActgcaattttatttattttttttgcctcttcTGAAGGTAACTGCTTTCCGGTAGCGTTGCTGTGACAACAAAGCCAAGATCACATAAGGGAGTGGAGgcatcaaaaacaaaccaaaagaaatCTCTATTCTACCATGTTAGTTCTCAGTGGATATCTCTCAGGCttttaaatttatatatatgttttattttccctgaaCAATGTGCCCACACAAGAATTAGCATTTTTCCTTTCATAATAGCACACACAGGGTCAGAGATATAGAATCAAACCCAAGAGTTATGGTCCATTTCacaaacagtttgaataaaacagAGCTCCAGGCAAAAACGACAGGCCTGAAATAAAACGATTAACACGTTTTCTCAATAGGAACCTACCTGGACTACAGCATCTTGGCTGACTGCTTCTATAGCCTGGAGGACAGTGTCAGGAGCCTGGTATGCTACAGTGGTCAGAACCTGAGTACCCAGCtcctccatcaatccatcagagCCTTCGATTGACATGAGATACTCCGCCTTCACCTGATTTCTACGATGAAAAGTTCAGCAGAAATACAGTCATAAAAAAACTCTTGTCTGCAACTTGGCTGGAACAGACGACGGCTCCTTTAAGTGAACTTACTTTGCTCTAGTAATGTCAGCTTCTGACACATTTCCCTGTGAAACACCTCTCACTTGACTCAGGGCAGCTTCAATCACCTGCTCACAGAAATACAAAGACAATGGGTTGAGGCTCTTTCACATTCGGTGAAGAAGAGCAAATGAGATATTTACCTCTCCTGCAGAGTCAGCCTGTGAAATGGTATAGACGCCAAACAGTCCAGAGTCCGAGTATGAGGCATTGAAGGCGGTGGCCTGAAAACAATTAGAGGGCATCCCTTTATGTGAAtatattgttttctgttttattaaaaacataaatattttcacATGATGATAACATAATCAATGTTTATTTCGAACAAGTGCACCTCTGCGTTCTACAGTTCTTACATCAAATGGCTTTGTTGTAGCTTTGGCAATACCCTGGCTCAGTTTGCTGGTGATGCTGGACCCCCTCTTCACATGGGGACCTGCTCCCAGGATCCTTTGCAGCACACTAAAGGCATTAGCCTCGGCACTGCCTATCACCCCACCCTCACTGACGATCAACGCATGGACCAGGTCGTCATTGTTCTGCACTCGCAGCTCAcctagacacacacacaaaaaaagaaaaacgcatGAGAATAGAGCAGCGGTAAAGCTGAAGAGCACAGTCACAGTGTTTCATCTGTCTTTACCTCCACGATACAAAGCTCTAGCCACAGGCGCTCCGGCTCCACTGCGGACACTCAGACCCTCAGCCACTTTCCTAAGGTTGGAGTGATTTACACCTAAATGGATTCAAAAGGGACAGTTCccaaaagattgataaaaatcaTCCACAAGTTTAGACAAGTGTACCACTCAGGAAGAATGGAAaaggaaaatagatcaaaagaactACAGGACCCAAAGACAACACTCACCAAGTCCTACTAAAGCTATTCGGCCAGTGGTGAAATGATCACCAACAAATGACTGTAGCTAAAGGGAAGAATaaaagaggagctgtggatAAACAATGAAACAACTATATACAGACATTTTACTGGGTTAAGACATTTATATCCTAATATTTAATTAAAGGAGAAGCTCCCTCCACTATATAATACATTGCAACGGAACAATAAAATGCACCCATACCTGTTCAGAAGAGATCTGACCAACCATGTAATCAGGGCAGTACAGGGAGTTGGAGAGGGCATTTTTGTATGCTGCTTCGTGCAACTTCTCGATTACaccttcaaaagaaaacaaacaattgaTTTGAGTCCTAGATAGTAAGAGGAATTTCTTCTTGGACAAGATAAAGGTTTTCATTAATCGATTAATCCTGTAgctgaaagaaagcttttcTAATTAAGCAAAACTTGATTGctacaaaatgacagaaaaccaTTCCAAtctcctttaaaaaacaaacacacaaacaacaaatgttACTGCTGTATTGCTATACATTTCAGATTGCTCTCACCTATCTGAGGACATTGCTGAGCCAGAGCCTTGTCTATCTGTACCCTGGTTATTAGGTCTTGTAACTCCCATGGCCGGAACTCCTGCGCTGCTGTCACATTGATTAGAAACTCCAACAGAGAatctctaaaaagaaaagtaaaaaaaactaaactttagagcaaaaaaaaaaaatcaattaggaaaaagaaatatttactcCGTCTTACAGGTCGTCTCTTAGGCAGTCTGCGGTGTAGACCATGGTCTCTCGTGACGTTTtcacactaaaaaaaagaagcacagcTCAATGTTAAACACCCTACTTCTAACACAAGCAGGAGCTAGAAATGAATTCCTGACCTCAGGCTTCCCCCTATTGCTTCAACCCCACGACAGAGCTTGAATGCAGATGCTCCCTTTGTTGTCTACaaatggaataaataaaaacagaaggtTGAGGATAAAGCTATCTctaacaaatgaaacaaatagattgtgattttttttaaaaagtaatttattaCAGTAATTTGACTTTACttagaaaaagttattttgatttTCTATTGCAAATACTTTCTTATATTTAAATCCAAATATACAATCTTCAAAGTTCACACTTCTCACAGTTTAATTAACTAGTTATGAGGAAATAGCTTCTCTTAATCAAATTTGGGATAAAAATTTAACAATTATTTAAGTGCATTGTTAACTTGGGCATAAAATTCTAAAGAATTCAGTATTTGGGCAGTGTTACCCAGCATTGGTCACAAATGTAAACtatgtttaatttattcataatttggagattgtttttatttttctacagagACAATGTAATTACAGTTACAGAAAAACACTCGACTTATAGACTTATAGGCAGG includes:
- the LOC101158024 gene encoding cytochrome b-c1 complex subunit 2, mitochondrial; amino-acid sequence: MRGIRSLNNFSKRCYAAARRRETLTEPLESLKPSKPLPPQDVQVSKLPNGLVIASIENYSPVSSVGVFVKAGSRYETAENQGVSHVLRLAANLTTKGASAFKLCRGVEAIGGSLSVKTSRETMVYTADCLRDDLDSLLEFLINVTAAQEFRPWELQDLITRVQIDKALAQQCPQIGVIEKLHEAAYKNALSNSLYCPDYMVGQISSEQLQSFVGDHFTTGRIALVGLGVNHSNLRKVAEGLSVRSGAGAPVARALYRGGELRVQNNDDLVHALIVSEGGVIGSAEANAFSVLQRILGAGPHVKRGSSITSKLSQGIAKATTKPFDATAFNASYSDSGLFGVYTISQADSAGEVIEAALSQVRGVSQGNVSEADITRAKNQVKAEYLMSIEGSDGLMEELGTQVLTTVAYQAPDTVLQAIEAVSQDAVVQAAKTFVDGTKTMAASGHLMNTPFVDEI